The following coding sequences lie in one Phalacrocorax aristotelis chromosome 2, bGulAri2.1, whole genome shotgun sequence genomic window:
- the GOLGA4 gene encoding golgin subfamily A member 4 isoform X3, translating to MFKKLKQKISEEQAPPRGMGGRAAALPPQVPSRSLPPAGNRSRTSSFTDQNDEGTLTPDKELLAGMIAEPAFLSEYTIFALDPNKQPKPQSDGVVLTRPLLPRSPENSGSGRASPQESLIRTSSRDSLNRLDLDTAGPTFDPPSDTESETEEPPGNMDSLSKERLLQRLRRVERSLGNYRGKYSELVSAYQVIQREKKKLQGILSQSQDKALRRIGELREELQMDQQAKKHLQEEFDASLEEKDQLISVLQTQVSLLKQRLQNGQIGTEFPDPNIQSEPQVQSPTKEISIENAVEPGSNEGNEDSVKTLEALNQRVKRQENLLQRCKEMIRSHKERCAQLTNEKEALQEQLDERLQELEKIKDLHMAEKTKLITQLRDAKNLIEQLEQDKGMVIAETKRQMHETLEMKEEEIAQLRARIKQITTKGEELKEQKEKSERAAFEELERALSIAQKTEEARKKLQVEMDEKIKAVEKASEEERVNLQRELTRVKQEVVEIMKKSSEERVAELEEFHKKEMATKDQELNERLQAQEKVFQEKMKAALEKNQSECLKTLQEQEQQESLALEELELQKKAIQLECDKKVQEMHQEVETFRTRILELESSLAKYSQDDRKQSEELSTLESEKKHNKEINDIVEKHKEELENVKQQQDKLWTEKLQILKQQQVTEILKMREKQEQEINRVLKEKEAVFRAHIEEMNEKTLEKLDVKQTELEALSSELSEALKIRHDLEQELSELNSKVCEAKQELEGRLEEERKRHNEEVEMMLKEHEMSIQGVEKVLKEELNKLKQSLEEKDRHVEELKAHEQKLRESAERSEAELVQVSAKLEDLSESHRSTSNEQAKIYEEELSKLQQKLTDLEGEKLQLSEQLGRTDSQLNEVKNELEAYISQVHELKQHLQEQSNESTQKVTSLTQQYECQLKDLQRETDETKRSLAEKENEIEHMKKLQNKQVEELKQKLFTTEERISAIQGEYESKLKHQENKMEKIKQKLKDMQETLKKKLAEQEAKLKKELENKQLEFRQKESEFSAKMLEMARASSAGINDAVSKLESNRKEQLESLAEAHRRELEEITQSWEKKLNQQVEELQEKHEMELQEKEQEVGDLKQKLATFSAEKEGSRTEITRLKEEQVKREESLKELQEQLRQSVANVNALTDKESDLKTQLKKLESDLNQSLKEQSGLQEQLSKQKAVEEKDKTKITELADKLKTLEEKLQTVQSAQYKDHENYEKKIEAIQLKETEFKRQSGELAAQLDAYWKNAAALLQTKSNELIEKCNEKIGIVTCKIADCERRTAEVKEALLIKTSKIPELEAQLREVTEHHSAANTSLQKSMQQLQEKDNLITSMRADIEGLVTEKEQLQKEGGHQQQAASEKETCITQLRKELSENINAVTSMREELQEKESDISALNKTINDLNTRLESTISLTEKEAAMSLLSKQHEEDRLQLLNQVQELSSKVETLSQEKASALEQVDNCMAKLSEWKMKAQTRFTQSNDTIKDLQSKLELSNTEANKKDEELNKLKEQLAKQSKNLDSLKSELEQKQNRRDKQESELTAKLKNQAARITELEEHIAQKTSENYSLVEELKKYSEQKDTEQKEITWQLQQAEKVAFEKDSRFKEAEEKVLNLEKQIGSLTAEFEAKEREFNEMKSAILKSKEEELKELEERLNAENSTKLADLKKKAEQKIGSIKKQLMSQMEEKEQQFKQDRENQLRDLEQKLQEREAKIESLEEKIKSTRDSTELEKEMLQKVESVKAAVEQEKNSMLESVQQTYEEKMHVLQKGLTEKDELLQKYEKEQRESNDFHLQLQNKQEELLKKLECIEKSHQEEQSRTESLRKELEEQTKNYSLLADEHARCGGDLASSREELKAKQQKNLEMENVIGDFQKKLHEKEVVSQSLEQKIKELENNLVKENEVHKIEVEDMSLRYEEKLKSLQQQLDERNESLQAFAANAEEKTKSGLELQKLLGDMQNQQKDLQTKLEETEREKQKLRKEVNNLQKDLRTLRKEHQQELDIVKKESLEEMEQKIRCEQEDIELKHISTLKQLMREFNTQLAQKERELETAVKEAISKAQEVETELIENHHIETTELHKKIAEKDDDLKRTVAKYEEILEAREEEMTAKVHELQAQLEDLQKEYKKRVAEEEHWNSEKVMITELQAQLAQKTTLVNDSKLKEQEFKEQIHVLEDRLKNYEKNMYVTSVGTSYRDGNLHHTEVSLFGEPTEFEYLRKVLFEYMMGRETKTMAKVITTVLKFPADQTQKILEREDARPLFASPRSGIF from the exons GTCTTAACTAGACCACTACTTCCCAGATCCCCAGAAAACAGTGGAAGTGGACGAGCCTCACCACAG GAGTCCCTGATACGAACTTCTTCAAGAGACTCGTTGAATCGACTGGACTTGGACACAGCTGGTCCCACCTTTGATCCACCTTCTGACACTgaaagtgaaacagaagagcCTCCGGGAAACATGGACAGCCTCAGCAAGGAGCGGTTGCTGCAGCGACTGCGCAGAGTGGAGCGCAGTTTGGGCAACTATAGGGGAAAATACTCAGAG cTAGTGTCTGCCTATCAAGTTATCCAGCGGGAGAAGAAGAAGCTACAG ggCATTCTGAGTCAAAGTCAGGATAAAGCACTTCGCAGAATTGGAGAACTGAGAGAG GAGCTCCAGATGGATCAACAAGCTAAGAAACATCTCCAAGAGGAATTTGATGCTTCCTTAGAAGAAAAGGATCAACTTATTAGTGTCCTGCAAACTCAG GTATCATTGCTGAAACAGAGGTTACAGAATGGTCAGATAGGCACTGAATTCCCTGATCCAAATATCCAATCTGAACCACAAGTTCAAAGTCCAACAAAAGAAATCAGCATAGAAAATGCCGTGGAACCAGGAAGCAATG AGGGTAATGAAGATTCTGTTAAAACACTAGAAGCTCTTAATCAGCGGGTGAAGCGCCAAGAGAACTTGCTGCAACGTTGTAAGGAGATGATTCGGTCACATAAGGAGCGCTGCGCCCAGTTAACGAACGAGAAAGAGGCGCTTCAAGAACAGTTAGACGAGAGGCTTCAGGAACTGGAGAAAATAAAG GACCTTCACATGGCTGAGAAGACTAAACTGATTACACAGCTGCGTGATGCAAAGAATTTGATCGAGCAGTTAGAACAAGACAAG GGCATGGTAATTGCAGAGACGAAGCGACAAATGCATGAAACATTGgaaatgaaggaggaggagatagCCCAACTGCGTGCTCGGATCAAGCAAATAACTACAAAAGGCGAGGAattgaaagaacagaaagaaaaatctgaaagagcTG CTTTTGAAGAGCTTGAGAGGGCTCTGAGTATTGCCCAAAAGACAGAGGAAGCCCGGAAAAAATTGCAGGTAGAAATGGatgaaaaaatcaaagcagtagAAAAGGCAAGTGAGGAAGAGAGGGTAAATCTTCAACGGGAGTTAACCAGAGTGAAGCAAGAGGTGGTTGAGATTATGAAG AAGTCTTCAGAGGAACGTGTTGCTGAACTAGAAGAATtccataaaaaagaaatggctaCTAAAGATCAGGAGCTAAATGAGAGATTACAGGCCCAAGAAAAGGTGTTCCAGGAGAAGATGAAGGCAGCTCTT gaaaaaaaccagagtgAGTGTTTAAAAACCCTTCAAGAACAGGAGCAGCAAGAATCCCTAGCCTTGGAAGAATTAgaactgcagaagaaagcaaTACAGTTAGAGTGTGACAAGAAAGTTCAGGAGATGCATCAAGAAGTAGAGACTTTTAGAACT AGGATTCTTGAACTGGAAAGCTCTCTTGCAAAGTATTCGCAAGATGACAGAAAGCAGTCAGAGGAATTAAGTACTCtggaatctgaaaaaaagcacaataaGGAAATCAATGATATAGTTGAAAAACACAAGGAAGAGTTGGAGAACgtgaaacagcagcaggataAGCTTTGGACAGAAAAACTTCAAATCTTAAAGCAACAACAagtaactgaaatattaaaaatgagagagaaacaagAACAAGAGATAAACAGagttttgaaagagaaagaagcagttTTCCGTGCACACATAGAAGAGATGAATgaaaaaacattagaaaaactTGATGTGAAACAAACAGAATTAGAAGCACTGTCTTCTGAGCTAtcagaagcattaaaaatacGTCATGATTTAGAACAAGAGCTCTCAGAATTGAATAGTAAAGTGtgtgaagcaaagcaagaaCTGGAAGGAAGGttggaagaagagaggaaacgGCACAACGAAGAAGTTGAAATGATGTTAAAAGAGCATGAGATGTCTATTCAAGGTGTTGAGAAGGTACTCAAAGAGGAACTCAACAAACTCAAGCAATCATTGGAGGAGAAAGACAGACATGTGGAAGAACTAAAAGCACATGAACAGAAACTAAGGGAATCTGCAGAAAGATCTGAAGCTGAACTTGTACAGGTGTCTGCAAAGCTAGAGGACCTTTCAGAGTCTCATCGGAGTACTTCTAATGAGCAGGCAAAGATTTATGAAGAGGAATTATCAAAACTGCAGCAAAAACTGACAGATCTTGAAGGTGAAAAATTGCAACTTAGTGAGCAGCTAGGAAGAACTGATTCCCAGCTGAATGAAGTCAAGAATGAGTTAGAGGCATACATCTCTCAGGTACATGAATTGAAGCAGCATTTGCAAGAGCAAAGCAATGAAAGTACACAAAAAGTAACTTCTCTAACACAACAGTATGAATGCCAGCTGAAGGATCTACAAAGAGAGACTGATGAGACAAAGAGAAGTCTagctgagaaggaaaatgaaattgaaCACATGAAGAAGTTACAGAACAAGCAGGTGGAAGAGCTTAAACAGAAACTGTTCACCACAGAGGAGAGAATTAGTGCTATACAAGGAGAATATGAAAGTAAACTGAAACATCAGGagaacaaaatggagaaaattaaacagaaattgaAAGATATGCAGGAAACTCTCAAAAAGAAACTTGCTGAGCAGGAAGCTAAACTTAAAAAAGAGCTTGAAAACAAGCAGTTGGAGTTCAGGCAGAAAGAGAGTGAATTCAGTGCTAAAATGTTGGAAATGGCACGTGCCAGCTCAGCCGGAATCAATGATGCCGTGTCAAAACTGGAATCTAATCGGAAAGAGCAACTAGAGAGTCTTGCTGAGGCTCATAGGAGGGAGTTGGAAGAAATTAcccagagctgggaaaaaaaactcaaTCAGCAGGTTGAAGAGCTCCAGGAAAAACATGAAATGGAACTGCAAGAGAAAGAGCAGGAAGTTGGAGACCTGAAACAGAAACTTGCCACCTTCAGTGCTGAGAAGGAGGGCTCCAGAACAGAAATAACCCGACTGAAGGAAGAACAGGTAAAAAGGGAGGAGTCCCTGAAGGAATTGCAAGAACAACTAAGGCAGTCAGTGGCTAACGTGAATGCTTTGACAGATAAGGAAAGTGACCTGAAAACACAGTTGAAAAAATTGGAAAGTGATCTTAATCAGTCCCTGAAAGAGCAGTCAGGACTTCAGGAACAGCTCAGTAAACAGAAAGCAGttgaagaaaaggacaaaaccaaaattactGAGCTGGCTGATAAACTGAAAACACTTGAAGAGAAACTCCAAACTGTGCAGTCTGCTCAGTATAAAGATCATGAaaactatgagaaaaaaatagaggcAATTCAGctaaaagaaactgaatttaaaaggCAGTCAGGAGAACTTGCAGCCCAGTTAGATGCCTATTGGAAGAATGCTGCAGCTTTATTGCAGACAAAAAGCAATGAATTAattgaaaaatgtaatgaaaaaattGGCATAGTAACATGCAAAATTGCAGATTGTGAGCGCAGAACTGCAGAAGTTAAAGAAGcattattaattaaaacaagTAAGATTCCTGAACTAGAAGCTCAGCTTAGAGAAGTAACAGAGCATCATTCTGCTGCAAATACTTCTTTGCAAAAGTCAATGCAACAGCTGCAAGAGAAGGACAATTTAATTACATCCATGAGAGCTGACATTGAAGGACTTGtaacagaaaaggaacagtTGCAAAAAGAAGGAGGGCATCAGCAGCAAGCagcatcagaaaaagaaacttgtaTAACACAGCTGAGGAAAGAGTTATCTGAAAATATCAATGCTGTCACCTCAATGAGGGAGGAGCTCCAGGAAAAAGAATCTGACATCTCTGCTCTCAACAAAACAATTAATGACCTTAATACGAGACTTGAAAGCACAATAAGTTTAACAGAGAAGGAAGCAGCCATGTCTCTGTTAAGCAAGCAACATGAAGAGGATCGGTTGCAGTTGTTAAACCAGGTGCAGGAGTTGTCATCCAAAGTTGAGACACTGAGTCAAGAAAAAGCATCGGCTCTTGAGCAGGTAGATAATTGCATGGCCAAGCTGTCAGAGTGGAAGATGAAAGCACAAACCAGGTTTACACAAAGTAACGATACTATTAAAGATTTGCAGAGCAAACTTGAATTAAGCAATACTGAAGCCAATAAAAAAGATGAAGAGCTAAATAAACTGAAGGAGCAGCTGGCTAAACAAAGCAAGAATCTTGATAGTTTAAAAAGTGAAttggagcaaaagcaaaacaggaggGATAAGCAAGAAAGTGAGTTAACTGCAAAGTTAAAAAACCAAGCAGCAAGAATTACTGAACTAGAAGAGCACATTGctcagaaaacttcagaaaattattccttGGTGGAGGAACTTAAAAAGTATAGTGAACAAAAAGACACAGAGCAAAAAGAGATAACTTGGCAACTCCAGCAGGCAGAGAAGGTGGCTTTTGAAAAGGACAGTAGATTTAAGGAGGCTGAAGAAAAAGTGCTTAACCTTGAGAAGCAAATAGGCTCACTGACAGCTGAATTTGaagcaaaggagagggaattTAACGAAATGAAGTCAGCGATActtaaaagcaaagaggaagaactgaaagaatTAGAAGAGAGACTGAATGCAGAGAACAGCACTAAGCTGGCAGatctgaaaaagaaggcagagcaAAAAATTGGTTCTATTAAAAAGCAGTTGATGtctcaaatggaagaaaaggagcAGCAATTTAAGCAAGACAGAGAAAATCAGTTAAGAGACTTGGAACAAAAGTTGCAGGAGCGAGAGGCCAAAATTGAGtccttggaagaaaaaattaagtcaaCAAGAGATTCCACAGAattagagaaagaaatgctgcaaaaagtAGAGAGTGTAAAAGCTGCtgtagaacaagaaaaaaatagcatgcTTGAGAGTGTCCAACAGACATATGAAGAGAAAATGCACGTATTGCAGAAGGGCTTAACTGAAAAAGATGAATTGTTGCAGAAGTATGAAAAGGAACAACGGGAGAGTAATGACTTTCACCTacaactgcaaaacaaacaggaagaacttttaaaaaaactagaATGCATTGAGAAGAGCCATCAGGAAGAACAGAGTAGGACTGAAAGCCTCAGGAAAGAACTTGAggagcaaacaaaaaattactcACTGTTAGCAGACGAGCATGCTCGTTGTGGTGGTGATTTAGCAAGCAGTAGGGAAGAACTAAAagctaaacaacaaaaaaatcttgaaatggAGAATGTAATTGGagatttccagaaaaaattGCATGAAAAGGAGGTAGTCAGTCAATCTTTAGAACAGAAGATAAAAGAGTTGGAAAATAATCTAGTCAAGGAAAATGAAGTGCATAAGATTGAGGTGGAAGATATGAGCTTGAGATATGAAGAAAAGCTAAAAAGTTTACAGCAACAGTTggatgaaagaaatgaaagtctGCAAGCTTTTGCGgcaaatgctgaagaaaagacTAAATCTGGTTTGGAGCTGCAGAAGTTACTAGGTGATATGCAGAACCAGCAGAAGGATTTGCAGACTAAACTAGAAGAGACTGAAAGGGAGAAACAGAAACTACGCAAAGAAGTGAATAATCTTCAAAAAGACTTACGTACTCTGCGAAAAGAACATCAGCAGGAACTTGACATAGTAAAGAAGGAGTCCTTAGAAGAAATGGAGCAGAAAATCCG ATGTGAACAAGAAGACATTGAGTTAAAGCACATCTCCACCTTAAAGCAGTTAATGAGAGAGTTTAATACTCAGCTGGCtcaaaaagaaagggaattggaaacagcagtgaaagaGGCAATCA gtaaagcCCAGGAGGTAGAAACTGAATTGATAGAAAATCATCACATAGAGACAACCGAGTTGCATAAGAAAATTGCTGAAAAAGATGATGATCTAAAAAGAACTGTGGCAAAATATGAAGAAATCCTTGAG GCTCGTGAAGAAGAGATGACAGCAAAAGTTCATGAGTTGCAGGCACAGCTAGAAGACTTGCAAAAGGAATACAAAAAAAGAGTGGCAGAAGAGGAACATTGGAACAGTGAAAAA